A portion of the Ostreibacterium oceani genome contains these proteins:
- a CDS encoding aminoglycoside phosphotransferase family protein, with the protein MSSIVRDPLSSFLNQHVPDYHGVEQIAGDASFRQYYRVSTPRCSYVLMDAPPALENTALFHQIAMAFAQAGIQVPEIIEADFEQGYLLLSDFGDQTLYGLLCEDADTWLTQALAVLFMIQKQGGQQILALPDYSDDLLWQELNLFPTWFVRELLGMRLSSLQESTLKQLNSMLVEQALKQPKTWVHRDFHSRNLMQTPTDSIGVIDFQDAVYGPITYDLVSILKDCYIRYPDALLEKQLMRYYIQLISDELYYGDYETFVRAFDWMGLQRHVKVLGIFSRLSIRDGKHQYLSDLPRVFDYVNDVIQRYPNFQFAQPLFETLYLRMHAVLKQR; encoded by the coding sequence ATGTCGTCAATAGTTAGAGACCCTTTGTCTTCGTTTCTTAATCAGCATGTGCCAGATTATCATGGCGTAGAACAAATAGCAGGGGATGCCAGTTTTAGGCAATACTATCGTGTGAGCACGCCTCGGTGTAGTTATGTGCTAATGGACGCGCCTCCAGCACTAGAAAATACGGCGCTTTTTCATCAAATCGCAATGGCCTTTGCCCAAGCGGGTATTCAAGTACCAGAAATTATCGAAGCCGATTTTGAGCAAGGATATTTGTTGTTATCTGATTTTGGTGACCAAACATTGTATGGTTTATTATGTGAAGATGCCGATACGTGGTTAACGCAAGCATTGGCTGTGTTATTCATGATACAAAAACAAGGCGGGCAGCAGATTCTGGCATTGCCTGACTATAGCGATGACCTGCTATGGCAAGAATTAAACCTCTTTCCGACTTGGTTTGTCCGTGAGTTGTTAGGTATGCGCTTGTCATCCTTGCAAGAATCGACATTAAAGCAGCTCAATTCGATGTTAGTCGAACAGGCCCTAAAGCAACCCAAAACCTGGGTGCATCGCGATTTTCATTCGCGTAATTTGATGCAAACGCCAACGGACTCGATTGGTGTGATTGATTTTCAGGACGCGGTTTATGGACCAATTACCTATGACTTAGTTTCCATTTTAAAGGACTGTTATATCCGTTACCCTGACGCACTGTTGGAAAAACAGTTAATGCGCTATTATATTCAATTAATAAGTGACGAATTGTATTATGGGGACTATGAGACATTTGTTCGCGCGTTTGATTGGATGGGGTTGCAGCGGCATGTCAAAGTCTTGGGGATTTTTTCGCGACTGAGCATTCGTGATGGCAAGCATCAGTATCTGAGCGATTTGCCGCGAGTATTCGATTATGTCAACGACGTGATTCAGCGGTATCCGAATTTTCAATTTGCACAGCCATTGTTTGAAACGCTTTATTTGCGGATGCATGCTGTTTTAAAGCAGCGCTAA
- a CDS encoding nucleotidyltransferase family protein produces the protein MKAMILAAGRGKRMGRLTDNTPKPLLMAGGKALIVHQIERLCAAGFTDIVINLGYLGSQIAETLGTGRDFGVEIAYSIEPETGLETGGGVFQALPLLGEAPFLLVSADVYSHFPLHRINEQTLASQDDVHLVLTDAPLFPANFGLAGGRVIAKPSYTFAGISVVHPRLFTQASSGVYPIAPLFKAAINAGRASGALYTGIWHNVGNPRQLAALDAALKNDVGQACD, from the coding sequence ATGAAAGCAATGATTCTGGCGGCAGGTCGCGGTAAGCGTATGGGGAGGCTGACAGATAACACACCCAAGCCCCTCCTAATGGCTGGTGGCAAGGCGCTTATCGTGCATCAGATTGAGCGACTATGCGCCGCGGGATTTACGGATATTGTGATTAATCTGGGTTATTTGGGTTCGCAAATTGCTGAGACGCTGGGCACAGGGCGTGATTTTGGCGTAGAGATTGCGTACTCAATAGAGCCTGAAACGGGTTTGGAAACAGGTGGTGGTGTGTTTCAGGCGTTACCGCTATTAGGCGAAGCGCCTTTTTTGCTGGTGAGTGCGGACGTGTATAGTCATTTTCCGTTACACCGCATAAATGAACAGACACTGGCGAGCCAAGACGATGTGCATTTGGTGTTGACTGATGCACCGCTATTCCCTGCGAATTTTGGGTTGGCGGGTGGTCGTGTGATTGCAAAGCCTAGTTATACCTTTGCGGGTATCAGTGTTGTTCATCCACGGTTATTTACACAAGCAAGTTCGGGGGTTTATCCGATTGCACCGCTATTCAAAGCGGCGATTAATGCGGGTCGTGCAAGCGGTGCGCTGTATACAGGTATCTGGCACAACGTGGGTAATCCACGGCAATTAGCCGCATTGGATGCCGCCTTAAAAAATGATGTTGGGCAGGCGTGTGATTAG
- a CDS encoding HesA/MoeB/ThiF family protein — MDNAFLQFYSRQMLFDSVGVTGQSVLQAKTVIIAGVGGLGCHVAQALAGSGVGRLILVDHDTVDETNLARQTLFNQASIGQNKAEVAQKTLAAHFSFVDIVSVNRPFDSSLVTDYRPDVLVDCGDNWPLTQCLDGVASAGMCPLVHASVSRFEGISYTRLDATFPALTALFSRPMAEESCSQSGVLTPAVGLLGYVQACQVLRVLLYPTLGEILPQMLLFDGATMGFRTISVAKQ, encoded by the coding sequence GTGGATAATGCATTCCTACAGTTTTACTCGCGCCAAATGCTGTTTGATAGCGTGGGTGTTACAGGGCAATCGGTGCTACAGGCTAAAACCGTTATCATTGCGGGTGTTGGTGGGTTGGGGTGTCACGTTGCCCAAGCCCTAGCGGGTAGCGGCGTGGGGCGTTTAATTTTGGTTGATCATGACACAGTCGATGAAACCAATTTGGCGCGACAGACGTTATTTAATCAAGCAAGCATCGGTCAAAATAAAGCCGAAGTCGCGCAAAAGACCTTAGCCGCTCATTTTTCTTTTGTGGATATTGTTAGCGTTAATCGACCGTTTGATTCATCATTGGTGACAGATTATCGCCCTGATGTGCTGGTGGATTGCGGAGATAATTGGCCGCTGACACAGTGTTTGGACGGTGTGGCAAGTGCTGGAATGTGCCCCTTGGTTCATGCGTCGGTTAGTCGGTTTGAGGGGATTAGTTATACGCGTTTGGATGCAACATTTCCTGCGTTAACGGCGTTGTTTTCACGGCCAATGGCTGAGGAAAGCTGTTCGCAAAGTGGTGTTTTGACACCTGCAGTTGGCTTGCTTGGGTATGTGCAGGCATGTCAGGTGCTGCGTGTTTTGCTTTATCCTACGCTAGGAGAGATACTGCCACAAATGTTGCTGTTTGACGGGGCGACTATGGGATTTCGCACCATTTCTGTGGCAAAACAATAA
- the ndk gene encoding nucleoside-diphosphate kinase: protein MMTERTISIIKPDAVAKNVIGQIYDRFEKAGLRVVAAKMMQLSDEQAKAFYAVHQARPFYNDLVSFMTSGPVMVQVLEGENAIAKNREVMGATNPAEAAPGTIRADFAASIDENAVHGSDAPETAAEEIKFFFTDAELCARKR, encoded by the coding sequence ATTATGACAGAACGTACTATTTCAATTATCAAACCTGATGCCGTCGCTAAAAATGTCATCGGCCAAATTTATGACCGCTTTGAAAAAGCAGGGCTTCGCGTGGTTGCTGCGAAGATGATGCAATTAAGCGATGAGCAGGCCAAGGCTTTTTACGCGGTGCATCAGGCGCGTCCTTTTTATAATGACTTGGTCTCATTTATGACCTCTGGTCCCGTGATGGTGCAAGTGTTAGAAGGCGAAAACGCGATTGCGAAAAATCGTGAAGTCATGGGCGCGACTAATCCAGCCGAAGCAGCGCCAGGCACCATCCGCGCTGATTTTGCGGCGAGCATTGATGAAAATGCCGTACACGGCTCTGATGCGCCAGAGACGGCGGCCGAAGAGATTAAATTCTTCTTTACCGACGCTGAGCTTTGCGCACGCAAGCGCTAG
- the rlmN gene encoding 23S rRNA (adenine(2503)-C(2))-methyltransferase RlmN: MINLLDLSFTELKQFFADMGEKPFRATQVMQWIYHEGVLDFDAMTNLSKACRESLKTNATLTLPDIVTRQHSQDGTRKWLLNVAGGNAIEVVFIPENERGTLCISSQAGCALACPFCSTAHEGFNRNLSAAEIIGQVWIAMQELGWQKSGRRKITNVVFMGMGEPLLNYQAVVKAANLMMDDRGFGLSKRRVTISTSGIVPKIHALKTDSSVALAVSLHAPTDELRDVIVPINKKYPIATLMDACKAFVQDEHRKKHITWEYVMLDGVNDSLAHARDLYQLVKDLPGKINLIPFNPFPGSTFSTSTPETIAAFQQCLVSKGALVTVRKTRGDDIAAACGQLVGEVKDKSRRERILVRQR; this comes from the coding sequence ATGATTAATTTATTGGATTTGTCGTTTACGGAGTTGAAGCAGTTTTTTGCCGATATGGGTGAAAAGCCTTTTCGTGCGACACAAGTTATGCAGTGGATTTATCATGAAGGGGTGTTAGATTTTGATGCGATGACCAATTTGTCTAAGGCATGTCGAGAAAGTTTAAAAACGAATGCGACGTTGACACTGCCTGACATTGTGACGCGCCAGCACTCTCAAGATGGGACGAGAAAATGGCTGCTTAATGTGGCAGGCGGTAATGCCATCGAGGTGGTTTTTATCCCTGAGAATGAACGCGGTACGCTGTGCATTTCTTCGCAAGCAGGGTGCGCGTTGGCTTGTCCATTTTGTTCGACGGCACACGAAGGATTTAACCGAAATTTGAGTGCGGCTGAAATTATCGGCCAAGTTTGGATTGCGATGCAGGAACTGGGTTGGCAAAAAAGCGGGCGCCGTAAAATCACCAATGTGGTTTTTATGGGGATGGGTGAGCCGTTATTGAATTATCAAGCGGTCGTCAAAGCCGCTAATTTGATGATGGATGATAGAGGGTTTGGGCTGTCTAAACGCCGTGTCACCATCTCTACGTCTGGGATTGTGCCCAAAATACATGCGTTAAAGACAGACTCATCTGTTGCGCTGGCTGTGTCGTTGCATGCGCCAACCGATGAATTGCGCGATGTGATTGTGCCTATTAACAAGAAGTATCCGATTGCCACGTTGATGGATGCTTGCAAAGCCTTTGTTCAAGACGAACACCGCAAAAAGCATATCACGTGGGAATACGTAATGCTGGACGGGGTAAACGATAGCTTGGCGCACGCACGCGATTTGTATCAATTGGTTAAGGACTTACCTGGAAAGATTAACTTAATTCCGTTTAACCCATTCCCTGGTTCTACTTTTAGCACATCAACGCCAGAGACCATTGCGGCGTTTCAACAGTGCTTGGTCAGCAAAGGGGCGCTGGTAACCGTGCGTAAAACACGGGGTGACGATATCGCAGCCGCGTGCGGCCAACTCGTGGGCGAAGTCAAAGACAAGAGTCGGCGTGAACGTATTTTAGTGAGGCAAAGATGA
- a CDS encoding RodZ domain-containing protein, protein MTENSAQGDAVNKKAHETAEQPSADLMAAPIDIGADFRQSREALQISIDEAAKTTKLTVSVIESIEDNEFTAIGTAVYVRGYLGIYAKYLGLNASEYIAAYDAQYPQENIALRPSVAHNLNGGRQKTKRHSKTLSFAVALVSFVGLIYAYLSLVEPRLFRQSVGNDTALTARQSGAASNADNSGNADNAQTLDGIALTSTAIDATTGAENDTTDATVARLIDEANQANTLASDVLGGANNNAANGSDVAGTALTDGESPAVVLESPENETNNETGDEAATDEAATDETPVTATLKIRFNQDAWIQIKDATGENLAINTYGRNKSIDISGELPFVVNLARPEAIDSILFNDAPINIADYKVGNIQYEITTK, encoded by the coding sequence ATGACAGAAAACTCAGCACAAGGCGATGCTGTCAATAAAAAGGCACATGAAACCGCTGAGCAACCAAGCGCAGATTTAATGGCAGCCCCAATCGATATTGGTGCAGATTTTCGGCAATCTCGCGAAGCGCTGCAAATTAGCATTGATGAGGCGGCAAAGACGACCAAATTGACGGTAAGCGTCATCGAATCCATCGAGGACAATGAATTTACCGCAATTGGCACTGCCGTTTATGTACGCGGTTATTTAGGGATTTATGCCAAATATTTAGGGTTAAATGCATCGGAGTATATCGCGGCATACGATGCGCAATACCCACAAGAAAACATTGCGTTACGCCCTTCTGTGGCACATAACCTAAACGGTGGACGGCAAAAAACTAAACGCCACAGCAAAACGCTGTCGTTTGCAGTGGCGTTGGTGAGTTTTGTTGGTTTGATTTACGCCTATTTATCGTTGGTTGAGCCGAGATTGTTTCGTCAATCAGTTGGCAATGATACGGCACTTACTGCGCGCCAATCTGGCGCAGCGAGTAACGCAGATAATTCGGGTAATGCAGATAATGCACAAACGTTGGATGGCATTGCATTGACATCGACAGCAATTGACGCGACAACGGGCGCTGAAAATGACACAACTGATGCAACGGTTGCTCGGCTGATTGACGAGGCGAACCAAGCAAATACCCTAGCAAGTGATGTGTTAGGGGGGGCAAACAATAACGCAGCAAATGGCAGTGATGTAGCAGGCACTGCGCTGACTGACGGCGAGAGCCCCGCCGTAGTCCTCGAAAGCCCAGAAAATGAGACGAATAATGAAACAGGTGACGAAGCTGCCACGGATGAAGCTGCCACGGATGAGACACCGGTGACGGCAACGCTTAAGATTCGATTTAATCAAGATGCGTGGATTCAGATAAAAGATGCCACTGGGGAAAACTTAGCAATCAACACGTATGGACGCAACAAATCCATTGATATATCAGGAGAATTACCGTTTGTTGTGAATTTAGCCAGACCAGAAGCCATTGACAGTATTTTATTTAACGACGCGCCAATTAATATCGCAGATTATAAAGTTGGCAACATTCAGTATGAAATAACCACCAAATAA
- the hisS gene encoding histidine--tRNA ligase translates to MTKQPFQSIRGMRDIRDEDALAFEYVMSVIRQKLQSYGYQPFHPPILENTALFQHSIGEGTDVVEKEMFTFEDEGEHLCLRPEATAGMVRAVLQHGLTFGAHKLWTAGPMFRRERPQKGRYRQFHQVSVEAFGVETPEQDAEQIIFAHELWQALGIADAVTLQINTLATTDIRHAYRRTLVDYFSAQADALDDDSQQRLSKNPLRILDSKNPDMQPLIQAAPKLFEQLDQASQQHFDRVLSCLDQAGINYTINPTLVRGLDYYNHTVYEWVTESLGAQGTICGGGRYDGLAAHLGKKSTPAVGFGLGIDRVVLLMQAMDVVPHQSAVLAYFVLLDEAARSSGLVLANAVRNACPNATVLTHLGLHNAKAQFKKADQAGARFAVVIGESERLSQQATVKTLACGTQATVPFAELPDYLSSQQTKSN, encoded by the coding sequence ATGACTAAACAACCTTTTCAATCCATTCGTGGTATGCGTGATATTCGCGACGAAGACGCCCTTGCGTTTGAATATGTGATGTCCGTCATTCGCCAAAAATTACAAAGCTATGGTTACCAACCATTTCACCCACCTATCTTGGAAAACACCGCATTGTTTCAGCACTCGATTGGCGAAGGCACTGATGTGGTAGAAAAAGAAATGTTTACTTTTGAGGACGAAGGTGAGCATTTGTGTCTCCGACCCGAAGCCACAGCAGGTATGGTACGCGCTGTTTTGCAGCATGGGCTGACGTTTGGCGCGCATAAATTGTGGACGGCAGGCCCGATGTTTCGTCGGGAACGCCCACAAAAAGGGCGTTATCGGCAATTTCATCAAGTCTCCGTCGAGGCGTTTGGTGTAGAGACCCCCGAGCAAGATGCCGAGCAAATTATATTTGCACACGAGCTTTGGCAAGCATTAGGCATTGCCGATGCGGTGACGTTACAAATTAACACCTTGGCGACCACTGACATTCGCCACGCGTATCGCAGGACATTGGTCGATTATTTTAGCGCACAGGCGGATGCCCTAGATGATGATAGCCAGCAACGACTAAGCAAAAACCCGCTGCGGATTTTAGACAGCAAAAACCCTGATATGCAGCCACTTATTCAGGCGGCGCCTAAGCTATTTGAACAGCTTGATCAAGCCTCGCAGCAGCATTTTGATCGGGTGCTCAGCTGTCTGGATCAGGCAGGCATCAATTACACGATTAACCCGACGTTGGTCCGTGGATTGGATTATTATAATCATACGGTTTATGAATGGGTGACAGAGTCGCTGGGAGCGCAAGGGACGATTTGTGGTGGTGGTCGCTATGATGGTTTAGCGGCGCATTTGGGCAAAAAATCGACACCTGCGGTTGGATTTGGGTTAGGTATTGACCGCGTGGTACTATTAATGCAGGCAATGGATGTTGTGCCACATCAGTCAGCGGTGTTGGCTTATTTTGTATTATTAGATGAAGCGGCACGATCCAGCGGATTAGTCCTTGCTAATGCGGTTCGTAACGCTTGCCCAAACGCGACAGTGCTGACCCACTTAGGATTACACAATGCCAAAGCCCAGTTTAAAAAAGCAGACCAAGCGGGTGCACGCTTTGCGGTAGTGATTGGTGAGTCTGAGCGGCTATCGCAACAAGCAACGGTAAAAACGCTGGCGTGCGGTACACAAGCTACGGTGCCGTTTGCCGAGTTACCCGACTATTTATCGAGTCAACAGACTAAAAGCAACTAA
- a CDS encoding YfgM family protein, with amino-acid sequence MDKIEIDRTEQEREELVKQFIKDYWLVAVLAVGGAIGLVYGLEYYKKRQFLTYNDAAMNLSAVEAALTDNATETALNSVTAMQQQNDQAKTGFATVATLSLAKHYFDSKDYKAALAQYDWLIANAPDAAYQQMASIRKARVLAEMGEVTQAVEALSRVESTNFMDEANLLKGDIYLADAQFEQAISAYESISDLINPQLVQQRLDIVNIKKAQADTQ; translated from the coding sequence ATGGATAAAATTGAAATAGACCGCACCGAACAAGAACGCGAAGAGTTAGTCAAACAGTTTATCAAAGATTACTGGTTAGTCGCGGTACTCGCCGTTGGTGGTGCGATTGGTTTGGTTTATGGGCTTGAATACTATAAAAAGCGCCAGTTTCTAACGTACAATGATGCGGCAATGAATTTGTCTGCTGTTGAGGCGGCGCTAACAGATAATGCGACAGAGACAGCGCTTAATTCAGTGACTGCCATGCAGCAACAAAATGACCAAGCCAAGACAGGTTTTGCGACGGTTGCCACGCTGTCGCTTGCCAAACATTATTTTGATAGCAAAGACTATAAAGCGGCATTGGCACAATACGACTGGCTAATCGCCAATGCACCAGACGCCGCTTATCAGCAAATGGCATCAATCAGAAAAGCAAGAGTGCTGGCAGAGATGGGCGAGGTGACGCAAGCCGTTGAAGCCTTGTCTCGCGTCGAATCGACAAATTTTATGGATGAAGCCAATTTGCTCAAAGGTGATATCTATTTAGCCGATGCGCAATTTGAACAAGCGATTTCGGCTTATGAATCCATTTCGGATTTGATTAATCCGCAGCTGGTCCAGCAGCGATTGGACATTGTCAATATTAAAAAAGCACAAGCGGATACCCAATGA
- the bamB gene encoding outer membrane protein assembly factor BamB, whose product MNRLILLGLFATLLSGCSGFFLGEPNLAEPEKLPSNPNEVNVSRHWQQKIGKGTADSTLRLTPKVIGDRVYMVSADGLLRAFSLDTGERQWQRQLGHAISAGVAGDTTSPATNSATSSTALVVGTENGVLMAFSSTDGSPLWSYPLSTEIIASPTVTNGRVIARTIDGQVTALTADRGEVLWKQDIGVADLTIRGNAEALNLGEVLLFTNGRGTITVLSIADGRPVLTAPVVIGRGMTEVQRIADLLATPTINEGVLFLSAYRHKTLAIDLQSGGLVWEQAVASALDLFADSRYVYVVDKDSIIYALNQKDGKVAWQSEVLKGRRISPLSGDGVHLLTVDMDGQLVALDSQDGSLLAYESVGKSRAHIAPLRFDQNRWLTFTRDGRLTQIELSAK is encoded by the coding sequence ATGAACCGACTGATACTACTTGGCTTATTCGCCACCTTATTATCTGGATGTAGCGGCTTTTTTTTGGGAGAGCCTAACTTGGCTGAACCAGAAAAGTTGCCATCTAATCCAAATGAAGTCAACGTATCACGACATTGGCAACAAAAAATAGGCAAAGGCACAGCCGACAGCACCCTAAGGCTGACCCCCAAAGTCATTGGCGATAGGGTCTATATGGTCAGTGCGGACGGGCTGTTGCGTGCCTTTTCGCTAGACACGGGTGAGCGCCAATGGCAGCGGCAATTAGGTCACGCCATTAGTGCAGGGGTGGCAGGCGATACAACGAGTCCAGCAACGAATTCGGCAACGAGTTCGACAGCTTTGGTTGTGGGGACAGAAAATGGGGTATTAATGGCGTTTTCTAGCACAGACGGTAGCCCATTATGGTCTTACCCATTGAGCACTGAAATTATTGCCAGCCCAACCGTGACCAACGGTCGTGTGATTGCGAGAACGATTGATGGGCAAGTGACTGCATTGACGGCTGATCGTGGTGAAGTACTATGGAAACAAGATATTGGCGTTGCAGACCTCACCATTCGCGGGAATGCCGAGGCCCTGAACTTGGGCGAAGTCCTGTTGTTTACCAATGGACGCGGCACAATTACGGTATTGTCTATCGCTGATGGCCGACCCGTATTAACGGCGCCAGTCGTGATTGGTCGAGGGATGACAGAAGTCCAGCGTATCGCGGACTTGCTTGCAACCCCAACGATTAACGAAGGTGTTTTATTTCTCAGTGCGTATCGTCACAAGACGCTGGCGATTGACTTGCAGTCAGGCGGTTTGGTTTGGGAGCAAGCGGTGGCATCTGCACTAGATTTGTTTGCTGATTCGCGTTATGTTTATGTTGTCGATAAAGATAGCATTATCTATGCGCTCAATCAAAAAGACGGCAAAGTGGCATGGCAAAGTGAGGTATTAAAAGGCCGACGAATTTCACCGTTATCAGGTGACGGCGTGCATTTGTTGACGGTTGACATGGATGGACAGTTGGTGGCTTTAGACAGTCAAGACGGCAGCCTACTAGCGTATGAGTCGGTGGGCAAGTCACGTGCACATATTGCGCCGCTACGATTTGACCAAAATCGTTGGTTGACCTTTACGCGGGATGGTCGCTTAACACAGATTGAGTTAAGCGCAAAATGA
- the der gene encoding ribosome biogenesis GTPase Der, with amino-acid sequence MNEFIMPIIALVGRPNVGKSTLFNLLTRSRDSLVADYPGVTRDRQYGFGKIGPCPYWVVDTGGMLRDVERLDNAVDQQARLAVAECDAVFFLVDAKEGLQADDYAIVEYLRQQNKPFYLLINKIDTGDRDLLMAEFYALGIEQTHGVSAAHKKGVNPLMELVLSDFASDYKPNDEIRPKRLNLTVIGRPNAGKSTLINRFLGENRVIASEVAGTTRDSIAIPFTYDDQDYTLVDTAGVRRKSRVDAHIEKISVIKTLQAIEQANVVLLMLDAHEGIGDLDAHLLGVAVDAGKALVVAVNKWDHMNDYEKFKRKDELARKLHFIDYVQIHYISALHGTGIRDVLKSVCTAHAASFADLSTNQLTTHLQALVHKHQPALVSGYSVKMRYAHQGGKNPPIIVIHGSRLSHLQASYLRYLEKGMREKFGLYGTPIRFQLKESSNPFTH; translated from the coding sequence ATGAATGAATTTATCATGCCCATTATTGCATTGGTTGGGCGTCCTAACGTAGGGAAATCGACACTGTTTAACCTACTCACTCGCTCTAGAGATTCGCTGGTGGCGGATTATCCTGGCGTGACGCGAGATCGCCAGTATGGATTTGGGAAAATAGGGCCTTGTCCTTACTGGGTAGTCGATACTGGCGGGATGCTACGGGATGTCGAACGGCTTGATAATGCCGTTGACCAGCAAGCCCGTTTAGCCGTGGCTGAATGTGATGCGGTGTTTTTTTTGGTCGATGCCAAAGAAGGGCTGCAAGCCGATGACTATGCGATTGTCGAGTATTTGAGGCAGCAAAACAAACCCTTTTATTTGCTGATTAATAAAATTGATACTGGCGACAGGGATTTATTGATGGCCGAATTTTATGCGTTGGGCATCGAGCAAACGCATGGCGTATCCGCTGCACATAAAAAAGGCGTAAACCCATTGATGGAGTTGGTGCTGAGTGATTTTGCCAGCGATTATAAGCCAAACGACGAAATACGACCCAAACGGTTAAATTTAACGGTGATTGGTCGCCCCAATGCAGGCAAGTCTACGTTAATTAATCGATTTTTAGGGGAAAACCGCGTTATTGCTTCAGAGGTAGCTGGCACGACACGCGATAGCATTGCGATTCCTTTTACCTACGATGACCAAGACTATACCTTGGTTGATACAGCGGGTGTGCGTCGTAAATCCCGTGTCGATGCGCATATTGAAAAAATATCCGTTATTAAAACGCTACAGGCTATCGAACAGGCGAATGTCGTGTTATTGATGCTGGATGCACACGAGGGTATCGGTGATTTGGATGCGCACTTATTGGGTGTGGCGGTGGATGCAGGTAAAGCACTAGTGGTCGCGGTTAATAAATGGGATCACATGAATGATTACGAAAAATTTAAACGCAAAGATGAGCTTGCCAGAAAACTACACTTTATTGATTACGTGCAAATTCATTATATTTCCGCACTGCATGGCACGGGCATCCGTGATGTGCTAAAATCTGTTTGTACGGCGCATGCGGCGTCTTTTGCTGATTTATCAACCAATCAGTTAACCACACACTTGCAAGCATTAGTTCATAAGCACCAGCCAGCGTTAGTGAGCGGTTATTCTGTCAAGATGCGCTATGCACACCAAGGCGGTAAAAACCCACCGATTATCGTGATTCACGGCAGTCGATTGAGTCATTTGCAGGCGTCTTACTTACGCTATTTGGAAAAAGGGATGCGTGAAAAGTTTGGGCTATATGGCACGCCCATTCGATTCCAGTTAAAGGAATCGTCAAACCCCTTTACGCACTAG